Proteins from one Geomonas agri genomic window:
- the rpsT gene encoding 30S ribosomal protein S20, with protein MANHKSAMKRIKQTAKRTERNKHERSTLRTFIKRVREAVATKDQDAAKAALAAAIPVIDGAATKGIIHSSNASRNVSRLTKLVNTLA; from the coding sequence TTGGCAAATCATAAATCGGCAATGAAGAGGATCAAGCAGACCGCAAAGAGGACTGAGCGCAACAAGCACGAGCGTTCTACCCTGCGCACTTTCATCAAGCGCGTTCGCGAAGCGGTTGCCACCAAGGATCAGGATGCTGCAAAGGCTGCTCTGGCTGCTGCTATCCCGGTCATCGATGGTGCTGCAACCAAGGGGATCATCCACTCCTCCAACGCTTCCAGGAACGTTTCCCGCCTCACCAAACTGGTCAACACCCTGGCCTAG
- a CDS encoding class I SAM-dependent DNA methyltransferase — translation MHSENKRDFDAVADQWDQEPRRLKLAQDVVAAMRDSLPLNPGMDALDYGCGSGLVTLGLHPFVGHITGADSSKGMLEVLNKKIQAQAVHNVTTLPLDLEHQQLEGSFDLIVSSMTLHHVQDVTALVATLSNALKPGGWLALADLETEDGRFHDDPTGVLHHGFSREFLTGEFARNGLTDVAVVTAASIEKKGPDGNPRRYPVLLCVGRK, via the coding sequence ATGCACTCAGAGAACAAACGTGATTTCGACGCCGTAGCCGACCAATGGGACCAGGAACCGCGCCGTTTGAAGCTGGCGCAGGATGTCGTAGCCGCCATGCGCGATTCCCTCCCCTTGAACCCCGGTATGGATGCTCTTGACTACGGTTGCGGCAGCGGCCTGGTTACCCTCGGCCTGCATCCCTTCGTCGGCCACATCACCGGTGCCGACAGCTCAAAGGGGATGCTGGAGGTTCTCAACAAGAAGATCCAGGCTCAAGCCGTCCACAACGTCACCACGCTGCCGCTCGACCTCGAGCACCAGCAGCTGGAGGGGAGCTTCGACCTCATTGTGAGCAGCATGACCCTGCACCATGTCCAGGACGTCACAGCCCTCGTCGCCACCCTGTCCAATGCCCTGAAGCCCGGCGGCTGGCTCGCACTGGCCGACCTCGAAACCGAAGACGGCCGTTTCCACGATGACCCCACCGGCGTTCTGCACCACGGGTTCTCTCGCGAATTCCTCACCGGGGAGTTTGCCAGAAACGGCCTTACCGATGTCGCCGTCGTGACAGCTGCCTCCATCGAAAAAAAGGGCCCTGACGGCAATCCCCGCCGCTATCCCGTCCTCCTCTGCGTCGGCCGCAAGTAA
- a CDS encoding cytochrome C encodes MSKKTMTAAVLGLALAATTAWAAGVHPGKESIEKSGYKGPETCEECHPGSAKGFLDTVHWKHASKVTNVEGLNPKEEYGMKNRIYVMCNGNDIVNNLKEIPKSPVTGKSKFSGCNTCHPGNHLSDVGSTGAAAEAAVDCLVCHSTDYDFRQRKPFKNEKGEVVMGQDRSVKAALAIGKPTVKNCMVCHEAAGGGVIVKRGFTFTKDTDAHAAKGMVCVDCHKAKNHKMPSGHDPNNWANDGVFVSCADTSCHGVKPHKDADLNRHCAKIACQTCHITRTGGAFAKDFTVWEQTPDKFYEPTTLKKEANETTPVYAWYNGTVKNTPHFIGPKGSKKDGKSKITPFKIFQGKAYYNKQTGELLSMDFAQPMSDGDTRAGVLSAAKTLGLKNPEKIAKEAVPGWQTIYFGSNHLVTKTKALYCANCHAPNGVLNFKDLGYTDKEILKLTSPELFMEKLAQKQKEDW; translated from the coding sequence ATGAGCAAGAAAACCATGACAGCGGCAGTGCTCGGTCTCGCCTTGGCAGCTACCACGGCCTGGGCGGCAGGCGTACATCCCGGCAAGGAGTCGATCGAGAAAAGCGGCTATAAGGGGCCGGAAACCTGCGAGGAGTGCCACCCTGGCAGCGCCAAGGGCTTCCTGGACACCGTGCACTGGAAGCACGCCTCCAAGGTAACCAACGTGGAGGGGCTCAATCCCAAGGAAGAGTACGGGATGAAGAACCGCATCTACGTCATGTGCAACGGCAACGATATCGTCAACAACCTTAAGGAGATCCCCAAGAGCCCGGTGACCGGGAAGAGCAAGTTCTCCGGTTGCAACACCTGCCACCCTGGCAACCACCTCTCCGACGTCGGCAGCACCGGCGCCGCGGCCGAGGCGGCTGTCGACTGCCTGGTCTGCCACTCCACCGACTACGACTTCCGCCAGAGAAAACCGTTCAAGAACGAGAAGGGTGAGGTCGTGATGGGGCAGGACCGCAGCGTGAAGGCCGCGCTCGCCATCGGCAAGCCGACGGTCAAGAACTGCATGGTCTGTCACGAAGCGGCCGGCGGCGGCGTGATCGTCAAACGCGGCTTCACCTTCACCAAAGACACCGATGCCCACGCCGCCAAGGGCATGGTCTGCGTCGACTGTCACAAGGCAAAGAACCACAAGATGCCGAGCGGGCATGATCCCAACAACTGGGCCAACGACGGCGTCTTCGTCTCCTGTGCCGACACCTCCTGCCACGGTGTGAAGCCGCACAAGGATGCCGACCTGAACCGTCACTGCGCCAAGATCGCCTGCCAGACCTGCCACATCACCCGCACCGGCGGCGCATTCGCCAAGGACTTCACCGTCTGGGAGCAGACGCCGGACAAGTTCTACGAGCCGACCACGCTGAAGAAGGAAGCGAACGAGACCACGCCGGTGTACGCCTGGTACAACGGCACCGTGAAGAACACGCCGCACTTCATCGGGCCCAAGGGGAGCAAGAAGGACGGCAAGAGCAAGATCACGCCGTTTAAGATCTTCCAGGGCAAGGCCTACTACAATAAGCAGACCGGCGAGCTCCTCTCCATGGATTTCGCCCAGCCGATGTCCGATGGCGACACCCGCGCCGGCGTTCTCTCGGCAGCCAAGACACTGGGCCTGAAGAACCCCGAGAAGATCGCGAAGGAAGCGGTACCGGGGTGGCAGACCATCTATTTCGGCAGCAACCACCTGGTCACCAAGACCAAGGCGCTCTACTGCGCCAACTGCCACGCACCTAACGGCGTGCTCAACTTCAAGGACCTGGGGTACACCGACAAGGAGATCCTGAAGCTGACCTCGCCGGAGCTTTTCATGGAGAAGCTGGCACAGAAGCAAAAGGAAGACTGGTAG
- a CDS encoding tetrathionate reductase family octaheme c-type cytochrome, whose amino-acid sequence MRGMLGFLAGVALLVFAAQGMAAVDHAEFVKGPFKSGIEVTKVCLECHEQQAADFMKTTHWTWAGTPNMVKGMEKSTKKYGKSNMINSFCTSIQGGKDGVVHESCGKCHAGYGWTRTDFDFTDKGKVDCLICHAQKGNYTRATVGCDIDKKSIDKKAMDLNVAAQSVGLPTRKNCGACHFFGGGGDAVKNAGLDSTLEKTKKSQDVHMGSKESGGQDMSCQSCHVTKNHKIGGASSMMAHYDTRVNCEQCHSGAKAPHQKAKNGALINRHLATVACQTCHIPFFAKGQATKMAWKWSDVGKNITAEEQFDKETYAKHKGTFVWGMNVKPVYAWNNGMVERYMVGDKVKDPTKPVVMMRPVGAIKDQKSKIYPYKLYKGDQPMDAKFKNLIIFQQYKSLWVDYDWDKACRLGAEGTGLPYSGKYQFVNTVAYIAAQHEVAPKEEALQCGECHMGGNRLDWKALGYKGDPMQKGGRFAKKAQKVAKK is encoded by the coding sequence ATGAGAGGTATGCTGGGATTTTTGGCGGGAGTGGCGCTTTTGGTGTTCGCCGCGCAGGGGATGGCGGCGGTGGACCACGCCGAGTTCGTCAAGGGGCCGTTCAAGAGCGGCATCGAGGTGACCAAGGTCTGTCTCGAGTGTCACGAGCAGCAGGCGGCTGATTTCATGAAGACCACGCACTGGACCTGGGCGGGCACGCCCAACATGGTCAAGGGGATGGAGAAGAGCACCAAGAAATACGGCAAGTCCAACATGATCAACTCGTTCTGCACCTCGATCCAGGGGGGCAAGGACGGGGTGGTGCACGAATCCTGCGGCAAATGCCACGCCGGCTATGGCTGGACCCGTACCGACTTCGACTTCACCGACAAGGGCAAGGTCGACTGCCTCATCTGCCATGCCCAGAAAGGAAACTACACCAGGGCCACGGTGGGCTGCGATATCGACAAGAAGAGCATCGACAAGAAGGCCATGGACCTGAACGTCGCCGCCCAGAGCGTGGGCCTTCCCACCCGTAAGAACTGCGGCGCCTGCCACTTCTTCGGCGGCGGCGGTGATGCCGTCAAGAACGCGGGCCTCGATTCCACCCTGGAGAAGACCAAGAAGTCCCAGGACGTGCACATGGGGAGCAAGGAGAGCGGCGGACAGGACATGAGCTGCCAGAGCTGCCACGTGACCAAGAACCACAAGATCGGCGGCGCGTCGAGCATGATGGCCCACTACGACACCCGCGTTAACTGCGAGCAGTGCCACTCCGGCGCCAAGGCTCCGCACCAGAAGGCCAAAAACGGCGCACTCATCAACCGGCACCTCGCCACCGTCGCCTGCCAGACCTGCCACATCCCCTTCTTCGCCAAGGGCCAGGCCACCAAGATGGCGTGGAAGTGGTCCGATGTGGGCAAGAACATCACCGCCGAGGAGCAGTTCGACAAGGAGACCTACGCCAAGCACAAGGGGACCTTCGTCTGGGGCATGAACGTGAAGCCGGTCTACGCCTGGAACAACGGCATGGTCGAGCGCTATATGGTGGGCGACAAGGTGAAGGATCCCACCAAGCCGGTGGTGATGATGCGCCCGGTCGGCGCCATCAAGGACCAGAAATCCAAGATTTACCCCTACAAGCTTTACAAGGGCGACCAGCCCATGGACGCCAAGTTCAAGAACCTGATCATCTTCCAGCAGTACAAATCTCTGTGGGTTGACTACGACTGGGATAAGGCGTGCCGCCTGGGCGCCGAAGGAACCGGCCTCCCCTACAGCGGCAAGTACCAGTTCGTGAATACCGTGGCCTACATTGCCGCCCAGCACGAAGTGGCTCCCAAGGAAGAGGCGCTGCAGTGCGGCGAGTGCCACATGGGCGGCAACCGTCTGGACTGGAAAGCGCTCGGCTACAAGGGCGACCCCATGCAGAAGGGCGGCAGGTTTGCCAAGAAAGCGCAGAAGGTGGCCAAGAAGTAG
- a CDS encoding DUF3373 domain-containing protein has protein sequence MRKLEKLLIGAAVCALATPVVAQAEDQDMQKKIDELTKKVQKLEEQQKGSDQKKVEDLTRKVDRIEEKSLGKWLTIGGDYRFRVDSLRGDVAAHSDAIGTMNNLVGGFLGPNGVAGTPIGSADGTNSPTALQFIMMGKSGSLFTPSQFNTILNSYMPQAMAAALPGIFTAMGSGNFTVQNTALTPQQQGILNTLGAKVMPTVMNMQIGSIPNMLGLVQAMNPAATATTKVGDVFSGLPAAQQQLAQQMLMQAFLGQAGALNNNVSNLATTQAYKAKNDLLYTNRLGIDMHAKATKDVTVNVRLVAYKTFGSQDDSAVTNNGNTPFFADRVGAFDGTLGHVPTSSLLDVDRAYATWSNIAEQPIWFSVGRRPSTNGAPSNLRLNNERPGNGGTPALLVDYAFDGMTLGWAPDIDALPGAYAKVCYGRGFESGFETPSNSLRDTDMLGVALIPVDTDPLRVWLQWNRGFNIFDFPVMSNTAFGNTGPATSLGDIDWYGAGFMSTMKNIGPGKLNFFADAGLSVTHPNNNVSNNAGFQGLMTGSFFNQEAPTDKTGWAAYAGARYDYEPTKTKFGVEYNHGSKNWITFAPAADDMWTSKLGTRGDVYEAYLIQELNLKPISSHLSKAFFKIGYQYYDFAYTGSNNWVGAPQKISDIKSTDLMLLQPLKSAQDVYATFEVKF, from the coding sequence ATGAGAAAACTGGAGAAACTGTTGATCGGGGCCGCGGTATGTGCCCTGGCTACCCCTGTCGTGGCGCAGGCAGAAGACCAGGACATGCAGAAGAAGATCGATGAACTGACCAAGAAGGTGCAGAAGCTCGAGGAGCAGCAGAAGGGCTCGGACCAGAAGAAGGTCGAGGACCTGACCCGCAAGGTCGACAGGATCGAAGAGAAGTCGCTGGGCAAGTGGCTTACCATCGGCGGCGACTACCGCTTCCGCGTCGACTCCCTCAGGGGCGACGTCGCGGCCCACTCCGACGCCATCGGCACCATGAACAACCTGGTCGGCGGATTTTTAGGCCCAAACGGAGTGGCAGGTACCCCGATCGGTTCGGCAGACGGGACCAATAGCCCCACCGCTCTCCAGTTCATCATGATGGGGAAATCCGGCTCGCTGTTCACACCTTCCCAGTTCAACACCATCCTCAACAGCTACATGCCGCAGGCCATGGCTGCAGCCCTCCCCGGCATCTTCACCGCCATGGGCTCCGGCAATTTCACCGTACAGAACACCGCCCTCACCCCGCAGCAGCAGGGTATCCTGAACACCCTTGGGGCCAAGGTAATGCCGACGGTGATGAACATGCAGATCGGCAGCATCCCCAACATGCTCGGTCTGGTCCAGGCAATGAACCCTGCGGCAACGGCAACGACCAAGGTAGGCGACGTCTTCAGCGGCCTTCCCGCTGCCCAGCAACAACTCGCCCAGCAGATGCTGATGCAGGCCTTCCTTGGCCAGGCCGGTGCCCTGAACAACAACGTCTCCAACCTGGCCACCACTCAGGCCTACAAGGCTAAGAACGACCTCCTGTACACTAACCGTCTCGGCATCGACATGCACGCCAAGGCCACCAAGGACGTGACCGTGAATGTGCGCCTGGTCGCCTACAAGACCTTCGGCTCGCAGGATGACTCGGCCGTCACCAACAACGGCAACACCCCGTTCTTCGCCGACCGCGTCGGCGCCTTCGATGGCACCTTGGGGCACGTCCCCACGTCGAGCCTCCTCGACGTCGACCGCGCCTACGCCACCTGGAGCAACATCGCCGAGCAGCCGATCTGGTTCTCCGTCGGCCGCAGGCCCTCCACCAACGGCGCACCGAGCAACCTGCGCCTGAACAACGAACGCCCGGGCAACGGCGGCACCCCTGCCCTGCTGGTCGACTACGCCTTCGACGGCATGACCCTCGGCTGGGCGCCGGACATCGATGCCCTCCCCGGCGCCTACGCCAAGGTCTGCTACGGCCGCGGCTTTGAGTCCGGCTTCGAGACCCCGAGCAACAGCCTGAGAGACACCGACATGCTGGGTGTGGCCCTCATCCCGGTCGACACCGACCCGCTGCGCGTCTGGCTGCAGTGGAACCGCGGCTTCAACATCTTCGACTTCCCGGTCATGTCCAACACCGCCTTCGGCAACACCGGTCCGGCCACCTCGCTGGGCGACATCGACTGGTACGGCGCAGGCTTCATGAGCACCATGAAAAACATCGGCCCGGGCAAACTCAACTTCTTCGCCGATGCGGGCTTGAGCGTCACCCACCCCAACAACAACGTCTCCAACAACGCGGGCTTCCAGGGTCTCATGACCGGTTCCTTCTTCAACCAGGAGGCACCCACCGACAAGACCGGCTGGGCCGCCTACGCCGGCGCGCGCTACGACTACGAGCCGACCAAGACCAAGTTCGGCGTCGAGTACAACCACGGTTCCAAGAACTGGATCACCTTCGCCCCTGCGGCCGACGACATGTGGACCTCCAAGCTGGGGACCCGCGGCGACGTCTACGAGGCGTACCTGATCCAGGAACTCAACCTGAAACCGATCTCCTCGCACCTGTCCAAGGCCTTCTTCAAGATCGGTTACCAGTACTACGACTTCGCGTACACCGGGAGCAACAACTGGGTAGGCGCACCGCAGAAGATCTCGGACATCAAGTCCACCGACCTGATGCTGCTCCAGCCGCTTAAGAGCGCGCAGGACGTCTACGCGACCTTCGAAGTTAAGTTCTAA
- the miaB gene encoding tRNA (N6-isopentenyl adenosine(37)-C2)-methylthiotransferase MiaB, producing MNKAKKLYLETFGCQMNVSDSEKIVTLMKGIGYQQTADPVDADLVLLNTCSIRATAEQRVYGHLGKFKSMKKQKPGLIIGVGGCVAQQEGERLLKKAPFVNLVFGTHNLHLLQKMVTGAEQGKQSVATDFLDDEKRFDLFPHAESEGGVSRFVTVMQGCDNFCAYCIVPHVRGREISRSADKVIEEVAALAAAGVTEVTLLGQNVNSYGFKEPGAPDFADLLRLVAQVEGVERLRFTTSHPKDISPRLIACFAEIEKLAPHIHLPAQSGSDAVLKKMNRGYTRAQYLDKVRALRDACPEIQFTGDMIVGFPGEDEAAFEQTMELIEEVQYADLFSFIYSARPGTRAAEFPDEVKRAEKQARLERLQAAQKRITLARNESFVGRVQRVLVEGPSSTGDALFGRTGGNRATVMDGDPVLAGRLVNVRITQGLQTLLKGEILDV from the coding sequence GTGAATAAGGCAAAAAAGCTTTACCTGGAAACGTTCGGCTGCCAGATGAACGTGAGCGATTCCGAGAAGATAGTGACCTTGATGAAGGGAATTGGGTACCAGCAGACCGCCGACCCGGTGGACGCGGACCTGGTCCTTTTGAACACCTGCAGCATCCGGGCGACCGCCGAGCAGCGCGTCTATGGACACCTGGGCAAGTTCAAGTCGATGAAGAAGCAAAAGCCGGGGCTGATCATCGGCGTAGGGGGCTGCGTCGCGCAGCAGGAAGGGGAGCGGCTCTTAAAGAAGGCACCCTTCGTGAACCTGGTCTTCGGCACCCATAACCTGCACCTGTTGCAGAAGATGGTCACCGGGGCCGAGCAGGGCAAGCAGAGCGTCGCCACCGATTTTCTCGATGACGAGAAGCGCTTTGACCTCTTCCCGCACGCCGAGAGCGAGGGGGGCGTCTCCCGCTTCGTCACGGTTATGCAGGGGTGCGACAACTTCTGCGCCTACTGCATCGTGCCGCACGTGCGCGGCCGCGAGATCAGCAGGAGCGCTGACAAGGTAATCGAGGAGGTCGCCGCCCTGGCCGCCGCCGGCGTCACCGAGGTGACCCTCTTGGGGCAGAACGTCAACTCCTACGGCTTCAAGGAGCCGGGCGCACCCGATTTCGCCGACCTGTTGCGCCTGGTGGCGCAGGTGGAGGGGGTCGAGAGGCTCCGCTTCACGACCTCGCATCCCAAGGACATCTCCCCGAGGCTGATCGCCTGCTTCGCGGAGATCGAAAAGCTCGCGCCGCACATCCACCTCCCTGCCCAGTCCGGAAGCGACGCCGTGCTGAAAAAGATGAACCGTGGTTACACCCGGGCCCAGTACCTGGACAAGGTGCGCGCGCTCAGGGACGCCTGCCCGGAGATCCAGTTCACCGGTGACATGATCGTCGGCTTCCCGGGCGAGGACGAGGCCGCCTTCGAGCAGACCATGGAGCTGATCGAGGAGGTTCAGTACGCCGACCTCTTCTCCTTCATCTACTCGGCCCGCCCCGGCACCAGGGCGGCCGAGTTCCCGGACGAGGTAAAGAGGGCCGAGAAGCAGGCCCGCCTGGAGCGCCTGCAGGCGGCGCAGAAAAGGATCACGCTGGCGCGCAACGAGAGTTTCGTGGGACGGGTGCAGCGGGTGCTGGTGGAAGGGCCCAGCAGCACCGGGGATGCGCTCTTTGGCAGGACCGGCGGCAACCGCGCCACCGTCATGGACGGCGATCCCGTCCTGGCCGGGCGCCTGGTCAACGTGCGCATCACGCAAGGATTGCAGACTCTCCTCAAGGGAGAGATCCTCGATGTCTGA
- a CDS encoding bifunctional nuclease domain-containing protein, translating into MYVEMKVFGFALDAIAQMPVIILKDAEEKHAVPVWINASESVSFAAQFVGREMSARNSRKDVFTTLIERLDMTVVGIYVESLNDGVFTASVRLKPGAGEELRLEVHVAEAMLMSLKYHLPVQVNNDVLTRASSLDMNEEGFAQENNARRFVDFLDHMDPAAMGKYPM; encoded by the coding sequence ATGTACGTTGAAATGAAGGTATTCGGCTTCGCCCTGGACGCCATCGCCCAGATGCCGGTCATCATACTGAAAGACGCCGAGGAGAAGCACGCCGTCCCGGTATGGATCAATGCATCCGAATCGGTCTCCTTCGCTGCCCAGTTCGTCGGGCGCGAGATGAGCGCGCGCAACAGTCGCAAGGACGTGTTCACCACCCTCATCGAGCGGCTGGACATGACCGTCGTCGGGATCTATGTCGAGAGCCTCAACGATGGCGTCTTCACCGCCTCGGTACGCCTGAAGCCTGGGGCAGGGGAAGAGTTGCGGCTCGAGGTCCACGTCGCCGAGGCCATGCTCATGTCCCTCAAGTACCACCTCCCGGTGCAGGTGAACAACGATGTCCTGACCCGCGCCTCCAGTCTCGACATGAACGAGGAAGGCTTCGCCCAGGAGAACAACGCCCGCCGCTTCGTCGACTTCCTCGACCACATGGACCCCGCTGCCATGGGCAAGTACCCGATGTGA
- a CDS encoding M42 family metallopeptidase, translated as MRDASFAFLQQLLAAPSPSGYEQPAQRVFRSYIEPFCQVATDVMGNVFGMIQGEGSNRPRVMVVGHSDEIGLQVRYLDDNGFIYFSAIGGVDPHITPGMRVHVHTSRGRLNGVIGKRPIHLIEPKERDTVIKLDAQYIDIGAASKKEAQEWVRVGDPITFASSLESLFGDRVSSRGLDDKAGSFVVAEVLRRVSELPSKLPVDLYGVSSVQEEVGLRGGSTSSYSVNPDVGICVEVDFATDQPDVDKKHNGEVGLGKGPILPRGPNINPVLFDLLSDTATQNNIAVQYTGIARATGTDANVMQISRGGVATALVKLPLRYMHTPVETMSLSDLDHAVELIVASLGRMGSKDAFIPM; from the coding sequence ATGCGCGACGCATCCTTTGCATTTCTGCAGCAGCTTCTGGCCGCGCCCAGCCCCTCGGGCTACGAGCAGCCGGCCCAGCGGGTATTCCGCTCCTATATAGAACCCTTCTGCCAGGTGGCCACCGACGTCATGGGCAACGTCTTCGGGATGATCCAGGGCGAAGGGAGCAACCGGCCCCGCGTCATGGTGGTCGGCCACTCCGACGAGATCGGCCTGCAGGTGCGTTACCTGGACGACAACGGCTTCATCTACTTCTCCGCCATCGGCGGCGTCGATCCGCACATCACTCCGGGCATGCGGGTGCACGTGCACACCTCCCGCGGCAGGTTAAACGGCGTCATCGGCAAGCGCCCCATTCACCTGATCGAGCCCAAGGAGCGCGACACGGTGATCAAGCTCGACGCCCAGTACATCGACATCGGCGCCGCCAGCAAGAAAGAGGCGCAGGAGTGGGTGCGCGTGGGCGATCCCATCACCTTCGCCAGCAGCCTTGAGAGCCTCTTCGGCGACCGGGTCAGCTCGCGCGGCCTGGACGACAAGGCGGGGAGCTTCGTGGTGGCCGAGGTGCTGCGCCGCGTCTCCGAACTGCCGTCGAAACTCCCGGTCGACCTCTACGGCGTCTCCTCGGTGCAGGAGGAGGTCGGGCTCAGGGGAGGCTCCACCAGTTCCTACTCGGTGAACCCCGACGTCGGCATCTGCGTCGAGGTCGACTTCGCCACCGACCAGCCCGATGTGGATAAGAAACACAACGGCGAAGTGGGGCTGGGCAAAGGCCCGATCCTGCCGCGCGGCCCCAACATCAACCCGGTGCTCTTCGATCTCCTCTCCGACACCGCAACGCAAAACAACATCGCCGTGCAGTACACCGGTATCGCGCGCGCCACCGGCACCGACGCCAACGTCATGCAGATCTCCCGCGGCGGCGTCGCCACGGCCTTGGTCAAGCTGCCGCTGCGCTACATGCACACCCCGGTGGAGACCATGTCGCTGTCCGACCTGGACCACGCGGTGGAACTGATCGTCGCCTCTCTGGGCCGCATGGGGAGCAAGGACGCCTTCATCCCGATGTAA
- the guaB gene encoding IMP dehydrogenase — MLESSLPEGLTFDDVLLLPAHSLILPRDTDLSTRLTNNIQLNIPLVSAAMDTVTESRAAICMAREGGIGFIHKNLTIAEQAMEVDKVKKSESGMIVDPITMRPNQRIREALEMMAKYRISGVPITKANGKLVGILTNRDLRFETDLDLPIADRMTKRNLVTVPVGTTLEQAKEHLKHTRVEKLLVVDEEKNLKGLITIKDIEKIKKYPNACKDSLGRLRVGAAVGPTPDVDARIEALMKAGVDVVVIDTAHGHSQGVIDAIARIKRTYPTLELVAGNIATAAAAEALIKAGVDAIKVGIGPGSICTTRVVAGIGVPQITAIAECSKVAKKHNIPLIADGGIKYSGDLTKAVAAGADVIMIGSLFAGTEESPGDTILYQGRAYKSYRGMGSIGAMKEGSKDRYFQSDVDADVKLVPEGIEGMVPLRGPLSANVHQLMGGLRAGMGYTGSRTIVDLQQNGRFVRITGAGLKESHVHDVMITKEAPNYRVEK, encoded by the coding sequence ATGTTAGAAAGCAGCCTTCCCGAAGGTCTCACGTTTGACGACGTCCTGCTTCTCCCTGCCCACTCACTCATCCTCCCCCGCGATACCGATCTGAGCACCCGACTGACCAACAACATACAGCTGAACATCCCGCTGGTGAGTGCTGCCATGGACACGGTCACCGAGTCGAGGGCCGCTATCTGCATGGCGCGTGAAGGGGGCATCGGCTTCATCCACAAGAACCTCACCATCGCCGAGCAGGCCATGGAAGTGGACAAGGTGAAGAAGAGCGAGTCCGGGATGATCGTCGACCCGATCACCATGCGTCCCAACCAGCGCATCAGGGAAGCGCTCGAGATGATGGCCAAGTACCGCATCTCCGGGGTGCCGATCACCAAGGCCAACGGGAAGCTGGTCGGCATTCTGACCAACAGGGACCTCCGTTTCGAGACCGACCTCGATCTCCCCATCGCCGACCGCATGACCAAAAGGAACCTGGTCACCGTGCCGGTGGGTACCACCTTGGAGCAGGCCAAGGAACACCTGAAGCACACGAGAGTCGAGAAGCTCCTGGTGGTCGACGAGGAGAAGAACCTCAAGGGCCTCATCACCATCAAGGACATCGAGAAGATCAAGAAGTACCCCAACGCGTGCAAGGACTCCCTCGGGCGCCTGAGGGTCGGCGCCGCCGTCGGCCCCACCCCGGACGTTGACGCCCGCATCGAGGCGCTCATGAAGGCCGGCGTGGACGTGGTGGTCATCGACACCGCCCACGGTCACTCCCAGGGCGTCATCGACGCCATCGCCCGCATCAAGAGAACCTACCCGACCCTCGAGCTCGTGGCCGGCAACATTGCCACCGCCGCTGCCGCCGAGGCGCTCATCAAGGCCGGCGTCGACGCCATCAAGGTAGGCATCGGACCGGGCTCCATCTGCACCACCCGCGTGGTCGCCGGCATCGGCGTGCCGCAGATCACCGCCATCGCCGAGTGCTCCAAGGTCGCCAAGAAGCACAACATCCCGCTCATCGCCGACGGCGGCATCAAGTACTCCGGCGACCTGACCAAGGCCGTCGCGGCCGGCGCCGACGTGATCATGATCGGCTCCCTCTTCGCCGGTACCGAGGAATCCCCGGGCGACACCATCCTGTACCAGGGGCGTGCCTACAAGAGCTACCGCGGCATGGGCTCCATCGGCGCCATGAAAGAGGGGAGCAAGGACCGCTACTTCCAGAGCGACGTCGACGCCGACGTGAAACTGGTCCCGGAAGGGATCGAGGGCATGGTGCCGCTCAGGGGACCGCTCTCCGCCAACGTGCACCAGCTGATGGGAGGCCTCCGGGCCGGCATGGGCTACACCGGCAGCCGCACCATCGTCGACCTGCAGCAAAACGGCCGCTTCGTCAGGATCACCGGCGCGGGCCTGAAAGAATCCCACGTCCACGACGTCATGATCACCAAGGAAGCCCCGAACTACCGGGTGGAAAAATAA